The Lampris incognitus isolate fLamInc1 chromosome 4, fLamInc1.hap2, whole genome shotgun sequence genome segment tcctgggttcgagccccggggtagtccaaccttggggggagtttgcatgttctccccgtgtctgggtgggtttcctctcggggctccggtttcctcccacagtccaaagacctgtaggtcaggtgactcggccgtactacatcgcccctaggtgtgactgtgtgggccctgtgatggcctggcggcctgtccagggcgtctccccgcctggcgcccaatgactgctgggataggctccagcatccccgccaccctgagagcaggacaagcggtttggatgatggacggatggttTTTCTCAACATTTTCTGTTCTTTCATTCGGGAATTTAAAGGCCGCCGTTAGCAAGGCCGTTTGTCAAAATCCCGTCCCCGTGAAAACTCCCGCGGATCAAATTCTGATTCTGGTTTGGATTCCAAGGATGCTCttcgaaccctaaccctaatctgaGAAGTGGCCCTAAAATGTGCAATTAATCTGCTCTCTCCAGGTATTAATTAATCAGGTTAATGAGGTGTTGGATCCCAAAAGTACGGAAAAATCCGTTTCCCCGTCCTCACTGGTTCAGAGCAGGAATTTCATCGGCTGGTCCGGGCGCGGCCGACGCAGTTCATCGCCACCTAATTCCTGCTCATGATGCCGAATATCTCGTCGCCTTCCGTGAACAAGTCGCGGAGGAGAATAACGCCCCCTTATGAAGCTTCACAGTAGTTAGAGGCGATTCGTAAGACGAACATGCTGATTTTTCAGGGTGGGCTCCCAGGGGCCCCGGCGCCGCTCCACCCACCGCATGGTGTTTGAATGTGTAGTTCTCTTCCTCAGACGGCTGCTGTGGCGTTTCACTTAAGAACGGTGTGTCGTTGAGAAGCGGTTTTCTTTGAGGCCGGCCGGGCGGCCCCCCCGCCGCACCTCAGATTGAAACCCTTTCACCGTGAAGTGTGACCTGCTCGGCAGCTCTGCGTCAGCCGGCCGTAGATTTATTGACTTAGCGACTTATTGATTCTTCGGCGTGGGTGGTGCAGATGAGGAGACTCCAAGGAGGACGAGCGCTGGCGGAGGAAAGCGAACTGAAAACCACAAACCGGCCGTTAATTGGACGCGCGCTCGCGTTCACGCCAGAGCGCCGGAGTTTCCTGTGTCGCCCGGGTGAACGGCGAAACCTTGCCCCCCTCCGTTTCTGCCGAGTGAtttggtctgtttttgtttttgtttttgtgtgtctgtcagaCGGGACGCCTGCGTGACGAGGAGATCGAGTGTCTGGAGCAGGAGCTTCAGAGCCAGGCGTTGAGTCACGCCGTGCAGCCCGCCAGCCTGGCCCACGGCGAGACGCCGCTGCCCAGCAACTGTTTCAAGTTCCAGAGGCGAGTGTTCGGTGAGTTGCCGCCGCACACCACTGGCTGAACAGTCACGATTAGCAGTTTTCCCCGTGTACTTCATGCCTCAGCGACCTCGACGCCGCTGCCCGTCCTACTctggctgaggggggggggggggggagcgcagCGCTCGCACTGAAGATCACCGAATGGGTATTTCAGCTGCGTCAGTATTTAGACGCAGCACCGCAGCACCTCCCCCAGTCTCTGAGGTCACACGAGGAGCTTTTTCGGACGCACACGTGTGCATGGGAGCCGTGATGTAACGCAACACGTCAgtactgggaggggggggggggcggagccgCCTCCTATCAGAGTATAAATGatatattatcccccccccccccaataaaaagacatgcatgttagggttaacactcctgtctgtgggcgtccgggtggcgtggcggcctattccgttgcctaccaacacggggatcacaggttcgaatccccgtgttacctccggcttggtccctacagacacaattggctgtgtgaagccggatgtgggtacatgtcctggtcgccgcacaagcgcctcctctggtcggtcggggcacctatttggaggggggcggggctagggggaatagcgggatcctcccacgcgctacgtccccctggtgaaactcctctgtcaggtgagaagaagcggctggcgactccacacgtaccggaggaggcgtgtggtagcctgcagccctccccggatcggcagaggggggtggagcagcgagcggggcggctgcagagagcggggtgattggccgggtatgattggggaggaaaagggaggggggggggatactcctgtgtgtgcccctgacAGAGGCGGTAGGAAGAAATAAGCCCGGGTGCTGCGGGGCGGCCGcccgctgctgctagctacacggctaggacggggtcgtttccccacggggatccataaagtgtctcaaaatgtaaaaaaaaaataataaataaatcaggAACTATGACCCGGGTCCAGCACGTCCAGCTGGTGCCGACTGCTCCTCCCTGCTGGCAGATTTCAGTTCGCTGTGATGCAGAACACGAGGAGGCCTCACGTTTGAGCGGCTTCTCTCCCTTTTGTCTGTCTCAGAGGACAGGATGCTGACGGCGGCCGACGTCCAGAACTTCTCCAACGGGGTGGGCCGCCAGTGGAAGCACGTGGGCAGAGTGCTGGGGAAGAGCTGCCGGGCCCTGAAGGGTCCGGCCATAGACAACCTGGCCTACGAGTACGAGAGGGAGGGCCTGTACGAGCAGGCCTACCAGCTGCTGAGCCGCTTCGTGCAGGCCGAGGGCCGGGCGGCCAAGCTGAGCCGGCTCATCAAGGCGCTGGAGGACTGCAAACTGACCGTGCTGGCCGAGAACCTCCTCAGCATCCAGCCGCAGGAGTGACTCCTGCAGGTTTTtacccacgtgtgtgtgtgtgtgtgtgtgtgtgtgtgtgtgtgtgtgtgtgtgtgtgtgtgtgtgtgtgtgtgtgtgtggttcatcaTATATGTCTGCAcattaatatgtgtgtgtgtgttgtttcataAATGTCTGCATTaaaacttatatatatatgtgtgtgtgtgtgtgtgtgtgtgtgttcagtatgatgatgatgctgatgatgatttCCTGTTTATCTCGTTTAAATGAGCGTACACCATGTAGGTTGTGTCCACGACAGTCTTCACTCCGCCTTTTTCTTTTCCCTGCCCGCCGAGCAAATTTACAGATAGAACAAAACAGCCACATTATGGGGGGTTGTGTTGTCGGTGATCAGTATGAAATGTGATtgttatagtttttttttttttttttacagaatggGTTCCTTGGTTTATCAAATTAAATGGTTGTAAAACAGAGCTCATGTTTGCGTTTGATGTTTGGTGCATTAGTGTAATTGAAAAGGAAAATATAATTTTGGGGGAAAATTCCCTCAGGTATAATTTAGCATCGCAgtaatcccccctctctctctctctctctctctctctctctctctctctctctctctctctctctctctctctctctctctctctctcgctctctgtgtctctcacacacacacacataaattccTGATTAAAGGGTGCTGACTGCTGATGTGGTAACTTGTGTCTTTATGTACATGTCACATTGCACTAGGCCCGCCCAGGGCAGGAGTGCGGGGTGAGGGGTGAGGGGTGAGGGGTGAGGTTTTATCTGATCATGTCCGTTTCTCCAGGGAAGCCAAATGCACTGATTAAGGTTGTTGGTTTTAGCTCTTGGAGTGACCGCGCACACGGGCCATTGTAAAA includes the following:
- the tradd gene encoding tumor necrosis factor receptor type 1-associated DEATH domain protein, whose amino-acid sequence is MAEKTLELGPWTGCVVLFLQSSCPHVNLLSLYKDQHRKFLLFKVVKLTLTDSAGGLGGYEILKLHDADPMLGVEVKFMNADACQRFLKSYASGTVCQSLSQHAGRLLTVPQELAVQSQLKAGAHTLDLCLDNIELCLQHIHCSQTGRLRDEEIECLEQELQSQALSHAVQPASLAHGETPLPSNCFKFQRRVFEDRMLTAADVQNFSNGVGRQWKHVGRVLGKSCRALKGPAIDNLAYEYEREGLYEQAYQLLSRFVQAEGRAAKLSRLIKALEDCKLTVLAENLLSIQPQE